One segment of Corynebacterium atrinae DNA contains the following:
- a CDS encoding nucleotidyl transferase AbiEii/AbiGii toxin family protein, with amino-acid sequence MNYDSAPTNVRSLEQRIRNLEGDDGLALRRRTAMALVVASQMLPEGAIKGGSSMALRYGLLTRFTRDLDAARIQPLDRFRSDFEESLAAGWAGFTGRLVEKAAPNPRAVPTAYVMKPFEVKLDYRGKSWCTVVFELGHNELGDADEPEYRLAVDLVQLFTEVGLEAPQPVPVMRADHQVAQKLHAVSSVGSERARDLVDLQLLDSGEDLDFGQMAATCIQLFKYRRQQTWPPVIASADQWDTLYVEAAEGLDVLPTVKEAVTWTNEFVRRIAAATI; translated from the coding sequence ATGAACTACGACAGCGCGCCCACGAACGTGCGCTCCCTGGAGCAACGTATCCGGAATCTAGAAGGCGACGATGGACTGGCTTTGCGGCGCCGAACCGCGATGGCGTTAGTAGTGGCCAGTCAGATGCTGCCTGAAGGCGCGATTAAGGGAGGTAGTTCGATGGCGCTGCGCTATGGGCTCCTCACACGGTTCACCCGTGACCTCGATGCCGCACGAATCCAGCCTCTGGATCGATTCCGCAGTGACTTCGAGGAATCCCTGGCCGCAGGCTGGGCAGGCTTTACCGGAAGGCTGGTTGAGAAAGCTGCGCCTAACCCACGGGCGGTACCCACTGCGTACGTCATGAAACCATTCGAAGTTAAGCTTGACTATCGAGGCAAGTCGTGGTGCACGGTAGTTTTCGAACTGGGACACAACGAGCTCGGCGACGCCGACGAACCCGAGTACCGACTCGCCGTTGACCTTGTTCAGCTTTTCACGGAGGTCGGACTCGAAGCACCCCAGCCCGTGCCGGTCATGCGAGCGGACCATCAGGTCGCTCAGAAGCTGCACGCCGTCTCCAGCGTTGGGAGCGAACGGGCGCGTGATCTGGTCGACCTCCAACTCCTTGACAGCGGTGAAGACCTCGACTTCGGACAGATGGCCGCCACATGCATCCAGCTCTTCAAATACCGCCGCCAACAGACGTGGCCACCCGTAATCGCTTCCGCTGACCAATGGGACACGCTTTACGTTGAAGCCGCCGAAGGACTCGACGTCCTACCCACCGTGAAAGAAGCAGTGACCTGGACCAACGAGTTCGTTCGACGTATCGCCGCAGCGACGATCTAG
- a CDS encoding M23 family metallopeptidase, whose amino-acid sequence MSAPIDLTYPFNGHWLVQNSPANRVPSHGTHAYATAYAIDFVPVTDSGRTAPITPSSFVRPEPADRFPGFGRPVVAPVDGVVLSIHDSEPDHPTYRGLPSIWYALTQRRRAMEGWVALAGNHLLIDSGGIIVALCHLQQDSIEVEPGRQVQAGDAIARCGNSGNSTEPHLHIQAIDDPDITRANAVRMTFNGSLPTNGEVVSA is encoded by the coding sequence ATGAGTGCTCCCATCGATCTGACCTATCCCTTCAATGGCCACTGGCTCGTGCAGAATAGCCCCGCGAATCGGGTCCCCAGCCACGGCACGCACGCCTATGCCACGGCTTACGCCATCGACTTCGTGCCCGTCACCGATTCCGGCCGCACAGCGCCGATCACGCCGAGTTCCTTCGTCCGTCCGGAGCCCGCCGACAGATTTCCCGGCTTCGGCCGCCCGGTCGTGGCCCCAGTCGATGGCGTCGTTTTGTCAATTCACGACAGCGAGCCCGACCATCCGACCTATCGCGGATTGCCCTCTATCTGGTACGCCCTGACGCAGCGCCGCCGAGCGATGGAGGGATGGGTTGCGCTCGCCGGGAATCATCTACTGATCGACAGTGGCGGCATTATCGTCGCTCTTTGCCACTTGCAGCAGGACAGTATCGAAGTTGAACCCGGCCGCCAAGTGCAGGCCGGAGACGCGATTGCTCGCTGTGGCAACTCCGGAAACAGCACCGAGCCCCACCTCCACATCCAAGCGATCGACGATCCCGACATCACACGCGCTAACGCCGTTCGTATGACCTTCAACGGTTCCCTGCCCACCAACGGTGAGGTCGTCTCCGCGTAG